The following nucleotide sequence is from Glycine max cultivar Williams 82 chromosome 9, Glycine_max_v4.0, whole genome shotgun sequence.
TTGTTTCCATTCTTGGATCTTCACCCCAGTGGGTTTCTTGGGTCTCACATCAGCTCGAGACGTTTCAGCAATTTTCTTTGTCATGATTGTTTTGCCTGAAAGTAAGAATATTAGAAAAGGCAAAAATACATATCaatttagaaaaatcaaaagtaaGTTAGTACCTCGAGCTTGAAGGTTTGAGCGGATATTCTCGACCGTTGGTTGTGTAAAACCACTCTCAAGTCTGGAGATCATGATAGTTGTGTCTCCAACCGAACGGCCCGAATAATATTTCTCCCACCAGGTAACAAATCCCATGGTGCAGAAGTGGGAATGGTTGAACTCAAAAGGATGCAGGTTATAGTTTTCATCAAGAGAAATCTTCAAAAATTTCTTGAAAGTCTTTTCTGAAAGATTGGCCCCTCTTATGACGTCTCTAGGATCTTCGAACAAGCTTTTGGGACGGATCTGCGAAAGGCCAAATTGTCTTGAAACCAAATTAGGTTGGTATCCAACCAGGCCTAAATAGTTCGATTGAACACCTGTACGACAGGACAGGATCTGTGGATTCAAGTAAAATGACCATATTTCATTCACTTCTTCTTCATTGTCCGGATCGACAGCAGGAAAATCGTCAGTAAACCAGGCCGGGCCGACCTCTCGACTAATGAATGGAGCATGTTGGGGAAGAAACTTGTCAAAACTCAGAAAAATCTTCATGTACTTGAGGAACAGCTTTTGTGGGTTTTGATCGAAGGTCTTGGGTGTTAATCGAAGTACTCTCTGGCCTTCGATCGAGCGATTGGCAACTTCTTCAGCATAGTCTTGTGGGATTATTAATCCCATTTCTTGTTCGAAAGTGGCATTAAGCCACAACTGGAGAAGCCACATAGGCCCAGATACTAAGAAGGAAGACCCATCCTTCGATTTCTTCAGGTCATCGCATGCCTCACCAAGCGATTCGTATAGTACTGCTAACAAGAGGCGTCCAAATCCAAAGCTCTGACCTTCATGAATTTGTATTGCCATTGGGATAAATCTTTTGGCTACTTGCAAGGATTTTGTGCAAAAGACGTAGTGAGATAGCCATAGGGTCAAGAAGGCTACATGCTCTTCATCAGAGACTTCCTCTTCGACCGATCCTTTGTGTTCAGCTATATATTTGGAAAAGGTGTTCTCCTTATATACTAGCTTAATATTATCACTAGATTTAGTAGGATCATAAGTTTCTccgctaggcctaaggcctgtgAGAGCGGCTACGTCTAAGAGAGTGGGGGTCATCATACCACATTTAAATTGAAAGGTGTTGGTAGAAGACTCGAAAAAATGCATAGCTGCTATCAGCATTTCTGGTCGATATTCAGGACCAAATCGAGAGAATTGTATTAAGTCAAATATGCCATATGTCTTCCAGAAATCCTCATACGCTTGTTCGACTCGATCAAGCCAAGGTATGTAATCCCTATGGGCTATTGACGGGGCGGATCGAAAGAGTTTGTGGGGTTTGCTTAAACAATTGAAGTTGTAAGGCTCACTATAAAAAATCCTAGGTTCGCAAGTTGGGTAGCAGGGGAATACCTTGTTCATTGAACTCGAGAGTGACTCTTGGTCTGGCAGAGGTCCACCGAAAGCGTAAACTGTCCTTTCCACTGCGAAAGGGATCATCACCTCCGATTCCCAGATTTCTGTGTGTTCGGCGTCACCTTGTGGTTCTGGAACCACCTTCTCTCCGTCGTTCCTGACTGTAAAACGGTGCCATTTCCCAGCAAACGGAACTGCTTGGCCTTGCGACATTGTGAGAAATCTGAAAAAGGGTGATTTTCTCGTGAAGGGTTGGGTAGCTGATAGAATCAGTGAGTGAGAGCTTGGGTTCACGGAGAACAATGGCAGAACTCAGAGATTCGGTGAGTTTGATGATGAGAGGAATAACGATTATCTGGAAATAGGAAGGTTTCGCCGAAAATAATGGaagcaaggaagaaaaagaagggttTCAGGagcagagaagaagaaaggtttCGGGGTTTAGGAAGCAAAGAAGATGAAGGGGTTTCTCTGGGGTTTTTTGGCGCTATTTATGAaggttttactttaaaaaagggaaaataatataataagaatCAAGGGTCAGAAATCAATCACATCAGATTTCCCTTTTGACTCCCCAGCGTGACACGTGTCCCACTCTGCCTAGAAAGATGGAATTAATGATGGGTAATGGAGATCGAGGCGACGGTTACACAGTGAACGTGCGATCGTGACGTTGTTTCAGGAAAGCTggtagaagaagagaaaaaatgtcaACTTCTCATCTTCCTTCGATCTCGAATCGAAGCAGACATTTTTTGGGGGCAATTTGTTAGCCCATATTTTCGACGGGCTAAAATATGCTCTAAGTATGCATTGGATGTCGTCTCGAGGTTCGAAGCATATTACAGAGCAAGAGTAGGGTCAGGACCTGTTTGAAtcgaaaagagagaagagtcTTTTGAAAGGGATTCCCAGGTTCAAGGAGGTATTTGCGAAGTACAAGGCTAGGATAAGAAAGAGAGCTTTCGAATCATTGGGTGATTCGAATTGGTGTATGATCGAGTCGAAGTCGAGGCAACAGGAGTTCTAAACTTAGCACAATTTCTGACAACTTCACAAAATTAGcttcaacttcgagcaagatgGATAACCGTTCTAAGGAGCAGTTATGTGCATGTAAGATGTACGTGGCAGGACACTTGGCATTCGGATAATGTTCGACCGTTAGGGCAGTTTATTTTCgaatgtctatatatagcaGTTTTTTAGTTAGATTTCGGGGTCGCAAATCATTTCTACAGAATCCTTATACACTCAAAGTATCCAGCGCAGAGAGAAACGAGTACACAAGGAGAATGTATGTTTGTTTGTGAaccattttaaatttctgcAAACTTTACATTTCGAATGCAATGCAATTTACGCTTCACTTTAGAATTCCTGtcttttaaatggttcattcGATCGAGTGAACTCACTGCTCCTTTACATTCTGCAATTTTCCTTTCCTTGCCTAGTTACTTCCAGCATTTCGATTTCTGTTAAACAATTTTACTTTCTGCAAATTTCGAACCAGTGAGTGTTTGTTGCAATGATGAACATTAACGGTTTATGTTTAAAGCAAACACGCAAATGACATGCTCCTGAGATTCACTAGTTGGTCTCGCAAGCAATTAACTTAGACTAGCGGTTGTTTACCAAATTCCAGCGTAAACAGCTATGTCATTCATAATCATTTGAGCATTACATGATGGAACATTGCTAAACAATTGAAACAAGGATAATTTGGAGCCACCCTTCTAGAGCGTGAGCAACTCCATTGATAACAAAGATTTACAGATCGAGTTAGCAATTCAATGATTGAGAACGAAATTTAAGGAGTAATTGGTTCTAGAGAAAACAATACAATCATGACAGTTGctctaaaaaacaaacaaacataataaaccACGGATCCTTTTAATCACAAAAGTGTCATCCCAAATTTTTTCATGATAATTTTCAAAGATCGTAAATGATGTTGCAGATGTGAAAAACCTTTTATCTAGTAAATATCTATCATTGCATATGAAAAAATCCTACAcatgaaatttaatatttctcATTTCTCTCACCTTGTCTAAAACACAGTGGTCAACACACACGAAATGGTAAAATGCAGATattgaagtaaaaaagaagtaaaatttaCCACTAATATTTATGATGAGAGGTAAATTTATCACTAATATTTATGATTAGGggtaaattttgatattttacatGCACTCCTCAATATCATGcacaaataaaaaacacaaacacaatGCAAGATATTGAAGatacaacaagaaaaaaatatacaagtgCCTGAAACTCCTCAACACTCTCACCATCCTCGCGTGCCTCCATAACGGTCCTAAATAAGTTGCCGAATTTCATATCTAAAATTACATACTTTGCTACGACAATTCCATACCGTGGAGCCACTTCACTATGTTTTCCGTACTATGGTGCGAATCATACCAAGGCTGGAATTTGATGCTCCTATGGCAATCACACCAAGACGGTGAGAAAACCCAACCTCCAGTTACTTCCTCTCACACATGTATCCATCTCATTGACACTCCAGGTGATCTTTGTGTGTTCTCACATAGCGAAATTCTTGGGTCATCTCGATGGGCTCAGAAACCACACGTAATAGACTGACTACGTGAGATATTCGTGTTACTTCGTCTGCACAGGTTTGTACATGAATGCGTGAGTTATACCAAGTACTCATTAAATTATAGACCACTTCAAATCTTCGTTTTCGAGAGGGATAATCAACTCCGCAAATATTCATCTAAACTTGAACCCTGGTGTAGGTATGCAATTTAAGAAATCAATTAGGTAGTCCGTTTTGGCATCAGATGTTAATGGTTTGTTGATATGGGAAAAAAGgtttaatttgtttcattagTTGTTGGCAAGACATggttgaaatattttatcattatttaaatattaaaaaatgataattatacataatattatatatgattattgttgttttaatgtaatgtataaatatttttatttttaaattttttagtatgacaatattatattttgagaatatatttaaaagcgAAAGAAATAGTAATATTTAGGTTTGTTctggtaaaaaaaacattaataatgtatttattcttcattatttttcttgatattgcatcaaataaaaaatataatgattatattttttattatttaaatataataatagtattcaaaagaaaataattacatctaactttacaaaaattacattgatcctctcaacataaaataaatcatgttaaTGTTCATGGAGAATCACAACTTTGTAATACAATATCTAGatatctttatctttaatttaatgtattaaaatatttaaattttaaactcaaGATTAGTTCAGGACAATGTGTTGTGTTTTGTATATGGTGAGAAATTTGAGAGAATTGAGAGTGAATCAATAGTGATGATAGTGCTTGGTGGGAAGCTcgtatgattatatatatatatatattgaaaatattaaaaataaagtaaaaaaataggtattatCATTGTATGACATTCTAACAGAAGATATTCAGTTAGATTTATTATAACATTGGTAATGGAGAAATTTCTTATGATACATATCCTACTATTTTATGTTTTGGTTGGAAGACTACTATCCTATATTTACTCAAAAGTCATGTCAATTACACTAGCTCAACTAACTAACTAGTCATCTAAATCTTATTTTACAGTTGTTGAACTCATACTTTGGTTGATTTACACTTTATTTTATCACAAGAATAATGACACACAATAAATAGCGATGAAATATATCATAGAAGAGAGATTTGAGGGCGCCGGggcaatatttatattattgcaTTACATTATAATACGTACTATAACTACAGTGTAGATTTTAGTAGCATTTACACGCGTGGATAATAAAACATACATGCATATGTGTTATTCTTCCTtctcaaaatataatatatatatatatatatatatatatatatattaaaatattgtagACAAACTAACACAGAACACACTACATTTAATTTGCCCCTCCTTTGTTGTTCAATGTAATGTTTTAAAACTTGGAGactttcttttccatttcacaTTAcacttattaaaaaacaaaattcatctcaagaaatataattaaattttagcgacggatccaaaaaaaaattataatgggaacaataaatagtttataacattatcacacaaaaaataatatcaccATATGTAACAAAATACCCAAGTATTACGAGAATAatatctattttctctttttatcgtgaataatataaaaaaattaaagaattaaagaaataagattaatattaatttattttctcttttttatttcttatattttcttacattatattcattttaaaacaATTCATCTTACTAGCGTAATATCTACTTTTTAAGTgggcaaatttttttaaattacacatgtacaaataaaaaaatcttgttagttacatttcattatttaaagaaatagaaaaataaaaaaataaaaaaatagaaaagtataaaaatgacaaaaacaatCCAAACCCTACCAAGGTAACAACCTAGTTTGAAGTATAGAAACCAAGGAAAAAatctagaataaaataaagtagtgGGAAGCAAACAAAGCCTAGGAATTGAAGAATAATAATGATTGATTGATGGTGATGATGGTTTGACCAGAGATAATTGAAAAAacgtaaaagaaagaaagaaatttctgtgaacatgttttaatttacttaacacCAAGGCGGAGTCTTCTAGATTTGAATTAGAGAGCTTAAACTGAACTTAGTCAAAGTTTTcctttgaaaatcaaaatcaattcaatGATTTAATTCAACTAATGATTGAGCTTCCcattgatttgagtcaaattgACTTAAAATTAAGCAAGAGTCCCTTCTCAGAATGTTAGTTCAACAGCAAATACAATcctaagaaaattaattagatcTATAATGTTTCTCATCACCTAGATGTACAAATTAATTGCATTTGTTCCTACCAATTTGAAACATGTCTTGTCGTTTATCTGTTTACAGTGAGATGGTTCAATGGATCAAGGCACGTCACAATGACTCATAATAAGGTGTTAGTATTCACAAACTAGTAATCTTTCACCAAATAATACACAAACTAAGTTATTAATCTTTAAatcattcctttctttttttaattttctcccATTTTTTAATTCTACCTCTCATGATTTGTCTAATGGCGCCATCTTAGTAGGATTTTTAACCCAACACGCATGCTTAATCACTTAGTAGGATTTTCTACCATCTTTCTTAATATTATCCCAATGTTATTGATAATGTTATATTAAACAATACAATACACGTAAGGTAAAACTTAGTAGTGTCTATTGCATGGAACAAGAAGGTAATGTACATCAAGatgtcattaattaaaaaaataaatattaggaaTGCATATCAATAGtatttatttgaattgaaatcAGATTAGACAGGAAGAAGAACAAGACAACACACCAAGGGTAATAAAAGATCATAAAACTACAACAGCACTGACGCCAACAAATCTTGATGTAGACGAACACAATTCTATCATTTGAAGGAAGCCTTGCCTGAAATGTTATTTGAAAGCCAGTCTAGTCCCTCGTATAGACCTTCACCAGAAGTAGCACACGTACTTTGAATATacctgaaaaaaaaagacacgtATTAAGGACTGATTAGTGTGTCATAGTTTGAGTACTTCTTTGTATAGACAAAGGTTAGTAATTAGTATGTCATAGTTTGAGTACTTAATTTACCAGTGGCGCTGGCGCAGAGAGTTTAGGCCAAGTCTATCAGTTATTTCAGCAGCATTCATTGCATTGGGAAGATCTTGCTTGTTTGCAAAAACAAGCAACACAGCATCTCTTAGTTCGTCCTGTTCATGGAAACGAAAAATCAAATTAGCAGGGAAGTTTTTATGCATACATACATGTATGTACAAAAATACCTCATTCAGCATCCTGTGTAACTCGTCTTTAGCCTCGCCAACACGGTCGCGATCATTGCTGTCAACCACAAAAATAAGCCCTTGTGTGTTTTGGAAATAGTGTCTCCACAATGGTCGAATCTGAAACCAACCCCTTGTTACTGAATTTCTAGTTACTTCTTGCATCATCATTGTTGATAGAAATAAATTAAggctttcaataaatttttactcgtaggagaagaagataagaagttaaaataaattaaacctcTCTCACAATATGCAGGTTCCTTCATTTAACTTGTGAGAGaaacttaattcattttatcttattttcttcttgtaagtACTTTTTTAGAAGTTTATCTAGACCCACGACATACATGAACCACAATTATGTACTTTAAGAAAGTAGCAAATCATAGTTTAATGTAATCTAGCAATCACTTGTACAAGAATATATAACTCTAGCGTTTAATTTCAGAGTGCCATCATGATCTTGCAAGAAGCCTTACCCATGTAAACACTCTCTCACACAAATGGGGCATCCTTGCAGCTCAAGCATAACACTTATTGTTTCATACTTTTACGATTTGTACAATCTTTCATGTCACTTTTTCTAACTGGAGGGTTGGTTTCTTGTGCAGGAATTGGACTAACTATATATCCTTATACAGAATTCTAAATTCTATAACTTCTACTATTCTACAATACCACTTTTATGATGCGAATTACAACATTTTATGGCTGTAAGATAAAATGGGAAGTGTTGGACAAACTTTTTTATCACAGTTAACTAGTGAAGCTAATGTCAAAGTTCAAAAGCactcaaaaaattaaatgagagaGAATTTGACATATGATTCAACCAATGATCACCTTATCCTGACCACCAACATCCCACACAGTGAAGCTAATGTTCTTATACTCCACAGTCTCCACGTTAAATCCTGTATATAGATAATCATGTAAacatgatagaaaaaaaaagcattaatgTTATAAATAAAGCATGAAAAACAACAATACAAATTCTTGAATAGTTTAAACTTTGGTGAGTATTTCCATGCATCACAAAAGATAGAAAGGAAAACATACCAATAGTAGGAATGGTGGTGACAATCTCCCCTAACTTGAGTTTATACAATATTGTGGTTTTACCAGCAGCATCAAGACCAACCATGAGAATTCGCATCTCTTTCTTAGCGCAGAGTTTTGAGAAAAGCTTGCCAAAGGACAACCCCATTATCTGCCATTACAATAACCCCAAAGTGGAGGAGTTAGGCATCAAATGCAAGATCTAGGATAGACATCataatagtaaaataattttgaattaacttaaaattttatgaacATGATAATGATAGGCAATATTATTTGTAGTAACTGGTGTTATTCCAAATTCATATTTTCCTATGAAGTGCCTTATTGTAAGTTCTACCAGCAAAACTTACACATAACACCAGCTAAGGTGGGAGGAGAAATTACTAGATagtcttgaattaaaaattatcatggtTCCCATCAATCTCTACTTGATACTCAATCGAATTtcattataaactaaaaaacacaGTTATATATCATGTGGAGATTGATAGAACTATGGCCGTGTACTGGACTtgattcatataataatttccCCTCTCGAAAGCGATACTTATTAATGTCAACCTAAGTGATcacggaaaaccaaaaaatccaTGATTTACAATGCTTGAGAGTTTTACATAGGGAAGAATTGCAAATGCTAAATCTAAATTCTCTCTTACTTTTAGAACgataaataaacttaaaaaagtGATTTGCTCCCTTGAGTGAATAAttctttatgattaaaaaatcttaagaaTGAATGTAACATGAATTATATAATCAACATTATACATCACGGAAGCCCAATTCATAGATCAGCTAATAAGTGATTCAGTTCCTTACAAGAAAATTCAATCGAGTCACAACCGGAAATCGTTAAcatataaagaaatttatttcacAATGGGACCATGCTTTGATCAATACGATGAAATCTTATacacaaattcaaattgaatACATTACAAACAATAAACGAGAAATATATGAAAGGAATTGAATTCATATTTCAAAAAAGAGACAAACTCACATGATTAGAACGAGAAGAGAGAGAAGTCCACCGAGATGTAGAttcaggaaaagaaaaaaacaacacaCTCTTTCTAAAAAACGGTAACGCCAAAATCGGAAATAAGTGTGAGGGAGTGAATTTTTTGGACTTATCCACCTATTTGGGCTGTACCGGGCAAACAAAACTCTCCCcagctctatttttttttttttaacgagTTAAATTCTtcctagaaagaaaaaataagcatCAAACAATCCTCTCTTAAGTAAATTGacctaatatatttaatttaattatttttttacatttaatttaacTCAAAATAATTAGTATTCAACTATAATGTATAGTTTCATTTGTTTTTGTCTAGTACAGTTTCTTTTCAATGACATTCATGATCCAACTCTTCTATTTTAGAAGCtagtaaaactaatttaaaagactaaattgtATTCACATCCATTAAGTTTCACGAGATTGCACaaacatttcttttttaaaggTTTACATCAACTCCCTTATAAGGAACACAATGTAACGTTTATCGAACAATTAAAAAGTTagcttaatataatatataagaaaagctagggtaatatttttcaaataataaagaaaagttcTGGCTGCACAAAAAAGTTTGATTAATTCACATTGTATGAATTGGACTCTATTATGTTGTGAACCGTTTACCTTAGCCTAGCTCTACTTTTCTAGTTTATCAAGTTTAAGGATGCAGAACAACAttagccattttatttaaggttATTAGAAACCCAaacagaatttgaaaataaacaacGAATTTGGAGAGCATTTGCTATgcaatttattatttgaaaataaacccGAAACAGAATTTGAAAATACACAACGTTACTTTATGTAATATGCCTATAGAATTCTAGCAATGCCTATATATTGTTCAATTTGAAAATGAACAACGAATTATAATGTCAAAAAGAACTTGACAGGATTATAATGACAAGGAAGACATTAAATCTGTTCCATCAGGAATCCTACATTATCTGCAAAATTGCCCGGATTTTTTGGGCTGTGTACTACAAGTAATGCCAGCGCTGTTTGGATACAAAGGTAGAATGCTTTTAAGAGCTTTTCAAAACTTCTCTACCAAAAAAAGTTGTATATTTTCTGTAGAGAAGCTCTCAGAAGCACTTATGACTTATATAGTTATATTCCACCCCACCCAAATACTCAAAACAAATCACAAAAGAAACAAGAATTCCGGTGTAGCAGCTCTAAAGAAGCAAAAGTTATGTtgtcaataaaaatatagaaaaggaGCCACATCTTTGAGAAAAGGGTAGACTGATCAGGCCTTTGCTTGAGGTTGAACGTATCCATCAATAGGTTGTTCGTGAACACAAGCTAGACATGCTAAAACGAAATGTGTTGAATCTCTGTCTCTGCTCTTGCAGTGCAGTTGCATCTCTTAAGTAAAAGACTTCAGACTTGATTGAACTGATAATCTCTCTGTCAAAAGGGGTTTAAATGAGAAATCAAATAAGGCTTAACTTTATAACTAAGAATGAAGCGTCACGTTCTTTAGAATGGATAGACCAGTTACTAAAAGATAATGTTGTCATTCAGAGTCAGGATCATTACAAAGACAGTTTTGCATATAATAGCACATGCAAGAtgaaagaatgaaaaacaagATATATGTTAGAGCCAATCAGCTAAAGTTTTTGACacagaattcaataaacattcTCAGCACACGAATCACACAGAGTCATTCGCGAGGAAGACAGTCATGAATGATGTTACATACAAACAAAATCACTAAAGCCAAATGCTTGCTTAAAGATCAAGAGCTTCCCCAAATAACAGAAAGCTGAAATCACTTCATGTGAATAATATACCAAGTAAAGGGACGTGTGGCTCCTCATATCACCTAACCATTCTCAAAAAAGTATTGGTGCCAAAATAAATAAGCAATAGGAGACATACTTATCAGTTCATAAGTAACAATCATGGTTGTTCCATAAAGTGACATGTTTAAGAATCTTGGTCCAAACCCCCTGTAAAATCCCCACCAACCATCTTCCTTAAGGAGAGTCTTTGCTGTCTTCAGTACTGATGGTCTTCCAGAACCATAGTTGTCCATAACCTtggatcaaataaaaaacaaccataatacagtttaaaaaaaaacactccaaAAAATAAGCACCAACTGATTCCTTGACAGAAATATCAACCCCAATTTAAACTACTAAAAATCCCTTCCTTCTTTAACAACAGAAAATCCTAAAAACAAGAGTTTCATTTCACATACCTGAAGACGTGTTTTTACAGTATCTATGGGAGTAGTGATAACAGAGGAACAAGCACCAGCCACCATCCCAGCAGTAGCCTGAACTGTCACCATTTCCATATGTGAAGGTTTGTTCCCTGTATCATCTTTGTAGCCCAAACTCCTAAAAGCCAACAATCATGCACAAGAAGGAAACATCTTTTAGAGTCTTTAGGGTGCCTTTGGAAAAACTTAAATGGACTTGTTTTGGCCAATGAAAGTAGATTATAATTGATAACCTTCCTATAAATGCTTTTAACTCTTAATTTGTTTTGATAAACATGTGAGCTTGTTAAAATAAGACAAAAACTTAGAAGTGAttccttaaattcttttaatgtTGTTCTCTAatcagaattggagttttaGCTCAATAACCTATCTAACATTTATTAGGCTAAGTATGGAGACAGAACACCAATTCTGATTAGAGAACAACATTAAGGAGCTCCACTTAAGTTCAAGTTTTGTCCATTAAAATAAGCTTGTAAGTGAAGCTAATGATAAGCTTTTCATATAATGATCCAAACACCCTTTTAGTAGATCGTAGTAAGTGAACACAGCATGTATGATGTACCTCCAAATGAGGTGTTGTGCTGCAGCATATGAACCCCACCAAAGTGCAGAAGCAGGTGACTGGGTTAGAGCTGTTAATCCAAAACCCCTATACAAGCCTCGAAACCCCTCAGCCTCCACAACTTTACGAACAACATCAAGTGGCCCTCTACAAAACGTTGTCCCTGGAAGACCCTGCACCATCAACCTCTGACAAATCTAAAAAAGCAAACATCAAACAAAACCATTcatgaaaaatcataaaaaaaagacaCGAAACCCCTAAATCTagaaaaacaaacatcaaaCAAAACCATCATGAAAGATGATTAAGTAAAAGAAAACAGACAAAGGTAATGACACGTGAGATTTGAGACTTGTTGGAATATATAAGTGTAAGGTGAAGTCTCACATTGAATAGAAACGCACGAAAGTTGAATTGAGTTTTAAGGTTTTGGATTAAAGAGTGGTATCAAATATATAGTTACTCATGATCCATGAGTGAAAATCTCCCACTTATATGGTGTctaactttttcattttcatccctTGTGACACTTCACATCATCACCCCTGTACTCCAACTTGTTCTGGTGAACCCCCACGACCCAACTAACATAAACCAACTTAACAAGCAcccaatcaaaagaaaaagaaaaaagtaacgTGTAATGAAGTACCACGTCCAAGGGCACAAAATAGACACAAGAAACCAAGTTGGAGACCAAGCCGGCGACCCCGTTGGCGAGGCCGACGCGTGAAGCTTCTGGAATGTGAGTGCCTTGCGTGTGTTTCAAGATGATGTCTTTGGAGACCTCGAGAGAGGTGAGAGCGAGGATCCTACCGGGCACCGAACCGACGGCGGAAGTGCCGAAGCCTCTGAAGATACCCGGAATGCCATCGCTCCGGAGAATGTGACTGAACACCGACATTCCTCGCGACCCCGCCGCCACTTGCATGCGCGTCTTCACCACCGCCGTTGGATGGAGCAGCGCTGATTGAACGGTGAAGAGAATGGCGCCAATCATGTGGAACTTTGTTTTATCCAACCTAATATCATTTTCACACacacccacaaaaaaaaaaaaaaaaaccaacttaGTTCGTGATCAAGTTCAAGTCATATATACCTATACCTTTCTGAATGCAGTATAGAGTTaaaggtttgaactttgaat
It contains:
- the LOC100789436 gene encoding ADP-ribosylation factor 2-B — its product is MGLSFGKLFSKLCAKKEMRILMVGLDAAGKTTILYKLKLGEIVTTIPTIGFNVETVEYKNISFTVWDVGGQDKIRPLWRHYFQNTQGLIFVVDSNDRDRVGEAKDELHRMLNEDELRDAVLLVFANKQDLPNAMNAAEITDRLGLNSLRQRHWYIQSTCATSGEGLYEGLDWLSNNISGKASFK
- the LOC112997745 gene encoding solute carrier family 25 member 44 isoform X2, translated to MEAAEPATAPQLALADTDINWDRLDKTKFHMIGAILFTVQSALLHPTAVVKTRMQVAAGSRGMSVFSHILRSDGIPGIFRGFGTSAVGSVPGRILALTSLEVSKDIILKHTQGTHIPEASRVGLANGVAGLVSNLVSCVYFVPLDVGLPGTTFCRGPLDVVRKVVEAEGFRGLYRGFGLTALTQSPASALWWGSYAAAQHLIWRSLGYKDDTGNKPSHMEMVTVQATAGMVAGACSSVITTPIDTVKTRLQVMDNYGSGRPSVLKTAKTLLKEDGWWGFYRGFGPRFLNMSLYGTTMIVTYELIKRLSVQSSLKSFT
- the LOC112997745 gene encoding solute carrier family 25 member 44 isoform X1, producing MEAAEPATAPQLALADTDINWDRLDKTKFHMIGAILFTVQSALLHPTAVVKTRMQVAAGSRGMSVFSHILRSDGIPGIFRGFGTSAVGSVPGRILALTSLEVSKDIILKHTQGTHIPEASRVGLANGVAGLVSNLVSCVYFVPLDVICQRLMVQGLPGTTFCRGPLDVVRKVVEAEGFRGLYRGFGLTALTQSPASALWWGSYAAAQHLIWRSLGYKDDTGNKPSHMEMVTVQATAGMVAGACSSVITTPIDTVKTRLQVMDNYGSGRPSVLKTAKTLLKEDGWWGFYRGFGPRFLNMSLYGTTMIVTYELIKRLSVQSSLKSFT